In one Nocardia tengchongensis genomic region, the following are encoded:
- a CDS encoding resuscitation-promoting factor, translated as MHALAKINSSRSPMLYGAIAAMLVTLIVGAGVAIMSKKQVTFVVDGKNFVESTMRGDVRGALADAGYGITGRDDVSPSAGARISDGATITLNRAREVSLIVDGTPSKAWTTALTVAEAVVKLNLPGDVYTSPARPTPLPLEGAQLLITNPHTVELSDNGVPASLVRLAAPTVGQLLEVQGRPLVNQDFVVPAPNTPLTEGMKITVTRKIVQNRTERVPLDPPENTIDDVTLNMSRTIVENAGVPGTQDVTFAVSIVNGQEADKDPIKSTVIVPAQPKTVRRGAKPGTEVPEVRDGHTWDALAGCESNGNWAINTGNGYYGGIQFDQGTWERQGGTRYAPRADLATREEQIAIAEVTRARQGWGAWPACTSRLGIG; from the coding sequence ATGCACGCTTTGGCGAAGATCAACTCGTCGCGTTCCCCGATGTTGTACGGGGCCATCGCGGCGATGCTCGTCACGCTCATCGTCGGCGCCGGTGTCGCCATCATGAGCAAGAAGCAGGTGACATTCGTCGTCGACGGCAAGAACTTCGTCGAATCCACCATGCGCGGTGATGTGCGCGGCGCGCTCGCCGACGCCGGCTACGGCATCACCGGCCGCGACGACGTCTCCCCGTCGGCCGGCGCGCGTATCAGCGACGGCGCCACCATCACGCTCAACCGCGCCCGCGAGGTGTCGCTGATCGTCGACGGCACCCCGTCCAAGGCGTGGACCACCGCGCTCACCGTGGCCGAGGCCGTCGTCAAACTGAACCTGCCCGGCGACGTCTACACCTCGCCCGCCCGCCCGACCCCGCTGCCGCTCGAGGGCGCGCAACTGCTCATCACCAACCCGCACACGGTCGAGTTGAGCGACAACGGCGTGCCCGCCTCCCTGGTCCGGCTGGCCGCGCCGACCGTCGGTCAGCTGCTCGAGGTGCAGGGCCGGCCCCTGGTCAATCAGGACTTCGTGGTCCCGGCCCCGAACACCCCGCTCACCGAGGGCATGAAGATCACCGTCACCCGCAAGATCGTGCAGAACCGCACCGAGCGGGTGCCGCTGGATCCGCCGGAGAACACCATCGACGACGTGACGCTCAATATGAGCCGCACGATCGTCGAGAACGCGGGCGTACCCGGCACGCAGGACGTGACTTTCGCGGTCTCCATCGTGAACGGCCAAGAGGCGGACAAGGATCCGATCAAATCCACCGTGATCGTCCCCGCCCAGCCCAAGACCGTGCGCCGCGGCGCCAAGCCCGGCACCGAGGTCCCGGAGGTCCGTGACGGCCACACCTGGGACGCCCTGGCCGGCTGCGAATCCAACGGCAACTGGGCGATCAACACCGGCAACGGCTACTACGGCGGCATCCAGTTCGACCAGGGCACCTGGGAACGTCAGGGTGGTACTCGCTACGCGCCCCGCGCCGATCTGGCGACGCGCGAGGAACAGATCGCCATCGCCGAAGTGACGCGCGCCCGGCAGGGCTGGGGCGCCTGGCCCGCCTGCACCTCCCGGCTCGGCATCGGCTAG
- a CDS encoding TatD family hydrolase: MSSRRPAPEPPEPLSPLIDAHTHIDACGATDPESVAALVDRARAVGVRELVTVADDLEAARFAVQAANWDDRVYAAVALHPTRANHLDDAAKAELERLAADPRVVAVGETGLDYYWPGKLEGCAGIEEQVEGFRWHIDLAKRLGKPLMIHNREADHDLLAVLIDEGAPDEVIFHCFSSDANMAMACVEEGFVLSFSGTVSFKNAHELREAAKLVPNELILVETDAPFLTPHPFRGAPNESYMLPYTLRALAELREQDPVQLAKITTANARRVYGI, from the coding sequence ATGAGTAGCCGCCGACCTGCGCCCGAGCCGCCCGAGCCGCTGTCGCCGCTGATCGACGCGCACACCCACATCGACGCCTGCGGGGCGACCGATCCGGAATCGGTTGCGGCGCTGGTGGACCGGGCCCGCGCGGTGGGCGTGCGGGAACTGGTGACGGTCGCCGACGATCTGGAGGCCGCCCGGTTCGCGGTCCAGGCCGCCAACTGGGACGACCGCGTGTACGCGGCGGTCGCGCTGCACCCGACCCGCGCCAACCACCTCGACGACGCCGCCAAGGCCGAGCTCGAGCGGTTGGCCGCGGATCCGCGCGTGGTCGCGGTGGGGGAGACCGGTCTGGACTACTACTGGCCGGGCAAGCTGGAGGGCTGCGCCGGCATCGAGGAGCAGGTCGAGGGTTTCCGCTGGCACATCGACTTGGCCAAGCGGCTGGGCAAGCCGCTGATGATCCACAACCGCGAGGCCGACCACGACCTGCTCGCGGTGCTGATCGACGAGGGCGCCCCGGACGAGGTGATCTTCCACTGCTTCTCCTCGGACGCGAACATGGCGATGGCCTGCGTGGAAGAGGGCTTCGTGCTGAGTTTCTCGGGCACCGTCAGTTTCAAGAACGCGCACGAATTGCGTGAGGCCGCGAAACTCGTTCCGAACGAACTGATTCTGGTGGAGACCGACGCGCCGTTCCTCACCCCGCACCCGTTCCGGGGCGCGCCGAACGAGTCGTACATGCTGCCGTACACGCTGCGCGCGCTGGCGGAACTGCGTGAACAGGATCCGGTGCAGCTGGCCAAGATCACCACGGCGAACGCGCGGCGGGTTTACGGAATCTGA
- a CDS encoding FAD-dependent monooxygenase has translation MDHDTAVIVAGAGPVGLTAAIELCHRGVPCRILDPLLEPPPYAKAVGIQPRALEVFEQMGVLRQILDAAIPLRGQLGYVNGRPAATMQLTLPPDVPFGFVGLPQYETERILRDRLTALGGVIERGTRVTGFEQDADGVTVLLENGAGGATARVRYLVGCDGAHSTVRKTLGLSFEGAAFAEQYMLGDVELGWSMPRGYNIRASRHVDGVVDDVLVCIPLPGLHRYRISMLLPDGHAPDPTVDGVEHGFSTGWTPELSDLQAVVDRLAPEPAQVSQLRWSSVFRISHRIVDSYSRGRVFVAGDAAHIHPPTGAQGMNTGIQDAHNLAWKLALACAGDAAPGLLDSYDAERRPVGEEVVGRTVRSAREGIGADSTDPDYVLRREAQLLIDYAGSPIVAAAPPGEPAPRSGARAPDARGLTRDAVAFEFRLLPLLDGIDHTLLLYAGDATTESDLRELEQLATTAIGAAHCRLNAYLIATPQAAADATTLPVIRDSAGEFARAYRADRRSAFVVRPDGYLGFARRAAATEDLIGYLEATFR, from the coding sequence GTGGACCACGACACCGCGGTAATCGTCGCCGGCGCCGGACCCGTCGGTCTGACCGCGGCCATCGAACTGTGCCACCGGGGTGTGCCGTGCCGGATCCTCGATCCGCTGCTCGAACCGCCGCCCTACGCCAAGGCCGTCGGCATCCAGCCGCGCGCGCTCGAGGTGTTCGAGCAGATGGGGGTGCTGCGCCAAATCCTGGACGCCGCAATCCCTTTGCGCGGACAGTTGGGCTACGTCAACGGCCGGCCGGCCGCGACGATGCAGCTGACGCTCCCACCGGACGTGCCGTTCGGATTCGTCGGCCTGCCCCAGTACGAGACCGAGCGGATCCTGCGGGACCGCCTCACCGCGCTGGGCGGGGTCATCGAACGCGGTACGCGGGTAACGGGTTTCGAGCAGGACGCCGACGGGGTCACCGTGCTGCTGGAGAACGGCGCCGGGGGCGCGACCGCGCGCGTGCGCTATCTGGTCGGCTGCGACGGCGCGCACAGCACGGTGCGCAAGACGCTGGGCCTGTCGTTCGAAGGGGCCGCGTTCGCCGAGCAGTACATGCTCGGCGATGTGGAACTCGGGTGGTCGATGCCGCGCGGGTACAACATTCGCGCCAGCCGCCACGTCGACGGCGTGGTCGACGACGTGCTGGTCTGCATCCCGCTGCCCGGCCTGCACCGGTACCGCATCTCCATGCTGCTGCCCGACGGCCACGCGCCCGACCCGACGGTCGACGGCGTCGAGCACGGCTTCAGTACGGGCTGGACGCCAGAGCTGTCGGATCTGCAGGCCGTCGTCGACCGGCTCGCCCCCGAACCGGCGCAGGTGTCGCAGCTGCGCTGGTCCTCGGTGTTCCGGATCAGCCATCGGATCGTCGACTCCTACAGTCGCGGAAGGGTTTTCGTGGCAGGCGACGCCGCCCATATCCACCCGCCGACCGGTGCGCAGGGCATGAACACCGGCATCCAGGACGCCCACAACCTGGCCTGGAAACTGGCACTGGCCTGCGCCGGCGACGCCGCCCCCGGCCTGCTCGACTCCTATGACGCCGAACGCCGCCCCGTCGGCGAGGAGGTGGTCGGCCGCACGGTGCGCAGCGCCCGCGAAGGCATCGGGGCGGACTCCACCGACCCCGACTACGTCCTGCGCCGGGAGGCCCAGCTGCTCATCGACTACGCGGGCAGTCCGATCGTGGCGGCGGCCCCGCCCGGCGAGCCCGCCCCGCGGTCCGGCGCCCGCGCCCCCGACGCTCGCGGGCTGACCCGCGACGCCGTCGCGTTCGAATTCCGGCTGCTCCCGCTGCTGGACGGGATCGACCACACGCTGCTGCTGTACGCGGGCGACGCCACCACCGAATCCGATCTGCGCGAACTGGAACAGTTGGCCACCACCGCGATCGGCGCCGCGCACTGCCGGCTGAACGCCTATCTGATCGCCACCCCGCAGGCCGCGGCGGACGCGACCACCCTCCCGGTGATCCGCGACAGCGCAGGCGAATTCGCGCGCGCCTACCGCGCGGACCGTCGGTCGGCGTTCGTGGTTCGGCCCGACGGCTACCTCGGCTTCGCCCGGCGGGCGGCCGCCACCGAGGACCTGATCGGCTACCTCGAAGCCACTTTCCGCTGA
- the metG gene encoding methionine--tRNA ligase: MSASDRPAFYVTTAIAYPNGAPHIGHAYEYISSDALARFKRLDGFDVFYMTGTDEHGQKVQQAAKAAGLSEQEYASRNSDVFENMDKVLDISFDRFIRTTDEDHLAAAVALWERMVEAGDIYLDTYGGWYSVRDEAFYTEEETTVLEDGTRISTDTKTPVEWTEESNYFFRLAKYQDKLLELYETQPEFIAPATRRNEIVSYVKSGLKDLSISRTTFDWGVPVPGHPDHVMYVWVDALTNYLTGAGFPDTSSASFQRFWPADLHIIGKDISKFHTVYWPAFLMSAGIELPKRVFVHGFVTYKGEKMSKSVGNVVDPMELVETYGLDSVRFFLLREISYGQDGSYSEEAIVGRINSDLANEYGNLAQRCLKMVGRDFAGVVPTPGDFTEDDKALLDRANGLLEKVRGEFDQQQIHLGLEQLWLTLGETNRYFSAQAPWTLAKSGTPEDVAREATVLYVTMEVLRVVSILVQPVIPASAGKILDLLGVTDRAFTDIATPLVPGTALPEPEVVFPKYVTPKQ; this comes from the coding sequence ATGAGCGCATCCGATCGCCCCGCCTTTTACGTCACCACGGCCATCGCGTACCCGAACGGCGCACCGCACATCGGGCACGCCTACGAGTACATCTCCTCCGATGCCCTGGCCCGCTTCAAACGGCTGGACGGCTTCGATGTGTTCTACATGACCGGCACCGACGAGCACGGCCAGAAGGTGCAGCAGGCCGCCAAGGCCGCCGGTCTCTCCGAGCAGGAGTATGCCTCGCGCAACTCCGACGTCTTCGAGAACATGGACAAAGTGCTCGACATCTCGTTCGACCGCTTCATCCGCACCACCGACGAGGACCACCTCGCCGCGGCGGTCGCGCTGTGGGAGCGGATGGTCGAGGCCGGAGACATCTACCTCGACACCTATGGCGGCTGGTACTCGGTCCGCGACGAGGCGTTCTACACCGAGGAGGAGACCACCGTCCTCGAGGACGGGACCCGCATCTCCACCGACACCAAGACCCCGGTGGAGTGGACCGAGGAGTCGAACTACTTCTTCCGCCTGGCCAAGTACCAGGACAAGCTGCTCGAGCTGTACGAGACCCAGCCGGAATTCATCGCGCCCGCGACCCGCCGCAACGAGATCGTCTCCTACGTGAAGTCCGGGCTGAAGGATCTGTCGATCTCCCGCACCACCTTCGACTGGGGCGTGCCGGTGCCCGGCCACCCCGATCACGTCATGTACGTGTGGGTGGACGCGCTCACCAACTATCTGACCGGTGCGGGCTTCCCCGACACCTCGTCCGCCTCGTTCCAGCGCTTCTGGCCCGCGGACCTGCACATCATCGGCAAGGACATCTCGAAGTTCCACACCGTGTACTGGCCCGCGTTCCTGATGAGCGCCGGAATCGAGCTCCCCAAGCGGGTTTTCGTGCACGGCTTCGTCACCTACAAGGGCGAGAAGATGTCCAAGTCGGTCGGCAATGTGGTCGATCCGATGGAGCTGGTGGAGACCTACGGCCTGGACTCCGTCCGCTTCTTCCTGCTGCGGGAGATCTCCTACGGCCAGGACGGCTCCTACAGCGAGGAGGCGATCGTCGGTCGCATCAACTCCGACCTGGCCAACGAGTACGGCAACCTGGCCCAGCGCTGCCTGAAGATGGTCGGCCGCGACTTCGCCGGCGTGGTGCCCACCCCGGGCGATTTCACCGAGGACGACAAGGCGCTGCTGGACCGGGCGAACGGCCTACTGGAGAAGGTGCGCGGCGAATTCGACCAGCAGCAGATCCATCTCGGCCTGGAACAGCTGTGGCTCACCCTCGGCGAGACCAACCGCTACTTCTCCGCCCAGGCCCCGTGGACGCTGGCCAAGTCCGGCACCCCCGAGGACGTGGCCCGCGAGGCGACCGTCCTCTACGTGACCATGGAAGTGCTGCGCGTGGTGTCGATCCTGGTGCAGCCGGTCATCCCGGCCTCCGCGGGCAAGATCCTCGACCTGCTCGGCGTCACCGACCGCGCCTTCACCGACATCGCCACCCCGCTGGTCCCGGGCACGGCGCTGCCGGAGCCGGAAGTGGTCTTCCCGAAGTACGTGACCCCCAAGCAGTAG
- a CDS encoding helix-turn-helix transcriptional regulator produces the protein MFEGFNPTPEQPVLGIYMRYRREMLGITQEEAARRMYISVSLYRKLENGERTLSGDRLEDWCAAIDAPVWMLEKMVSLAMPKISTLARGAWPPRLRQEDLDHLNVLPFPAFFHRFPEYEVLAANPAALGALPWLAPAPPDSERR, from the coding sequence GTGTTCGAAGGCTTCAACCCGACCCCCGAGCAGCCCGTGCTCGGGATATACATGCGGTACCGCCGGGAGATGCTGGGCATCACACAGGAAGAGGCCGCTCGCCGTATGTACATCAGCGTCTCTCTGTACCGCAAGCTCGAGAACGGCGAGCGCACACTGTCGGGCGATCGGCTCGAGGACTGGTGCGCGGCGATCGACGCGCCCGTCTGGATGCTGGAAAAGATGGTCTCCCTGGCGATGCCGAAGATCTCGACCCTGGCTCGCGGCGCCTGGCCGCCCCGGCTGCGCCAGGAAGACCTCGACCACCTGAACGTGCTGCCCTTCCCGGCCTTCTTTCATCGCTTCCCCGAATATGAGGTGCTCGCGGCCAATCCGGCCGCGCTCGGCGCGCTGCCCTGGCTGGCGCCCGCGCCCCCGGACTCGGAACGTCGGTGA
- a CDS encoding alpha/beta fold hydrolase yields MRSVGWRTRACTAALAAAGALLVIPGGPAHADPGTAFATTPARDGFRGLSNGTIIDYWTTRSNGEPVQASGALFVPPGPAPEGGWPVMAYDHGTSGMGPGCGGQTDTSHISRPTEERFLQYLVNKGFAVVAPDYLGLGRFDTGPHPYLEISTEAGSTIDLLKAARAATPSLSRTWAVTGFSQGGQAALGTAHLQASAAPDLDFRGTITVDPESDLEKITPFVGPWVPEIPGQAGTAVNGFVVSMLAGMRATHPEANIDTFLTPRGRQALDESQSLCFVDIMKQVEGMGIGDMLSRPLNDPAFQTAMNEYMTVPVNGYDAPILLLVNATDTTVPSPLHAALAAQFAANRVDFQTVVGTGTHTQLNPAMWEAIGAFTDRILATPTLP; encoded by the coding sequence ATGCGTTCGGTTGGTTGGCGTACTCGCGCGTGCACGGCGGCCCTGGCGGCAGCCGGTGCCCTGCTGGTGATTCCGGGCGGACCGGCCCACGCCGACCCGGGCACCGCCTTCGCCACCACCCCCGCGCGAGACGGCTTCCGCGGCCTGTCGAACGGCACCATCATCGACTACTGGACCACCCGCTCCAACGGGGAACCGGTCCAGGCCAGCGGCGCCCTGTTCGTCCCGCCCGGCCCCGCGCCCGAAGGCGGCTGGCCGGTCATGGCCTACGACCACGGCACCTCCGGAATGGGACCGGGCTGCGGCGGCCAGACCGACACCAGCCACATCTCGCGCCCCACCGAAGAGCGTTTCCTGCAGTACCTGGTGAACAAGGGCTTCGCCGTGGTCGCCCCCGACTACCTCGGCCTGGGCCGCTTCGACACCGGCCCGCACCCGTACCTGGAGATCAGCACCGAGGCGGGCTCGACCATCGACCTGCTGAAGGCCGCGCGCGCCGCCACGCCGTCGCTGTCGCGCACCTGGGCGGTCACCGGCTTCTCGCAGGGCGGTCAGGCGGCGCTGGGCACCGCGCACCTGCAGGCTTCCGCCGCACCGGATCTCGACTTCCGCGGCACCATCACCGTCGACCCGGAATCGGATCTGGAGAAAATCACCCCGTTCGTCGGCCCCTGGGTGCCCGAGATTCCGGGCCAGGCCGGGACCGCGGTCAACGGCTTCGTGGTCAGCATGCTGGCCGGGATGCGCGCCACCCACCCGGAGGCGAACATCGACACCTTCCTCACCCCGCGCGGCCGCCAGGCCCTCGACGAGTCGCAGAGCCTGTGCTTCGTCGACATCATGAAGCAGGTCGAGGGCATGGGCATCGGCGACATGCTGTCGCGGCCGCTCAACGATCCGGCCTTCCAGACCGCCATGAACGAGTACATGACCGTGCCCGTCAACGGCTACGACGCGCCGATCCTGTTGCTGGTCAACGCCACCGACACCACCGTGCCGTCCCCGCTGCACGCCGCGCTGGCCGCCCAGTTCGCCGCCAACCGGGTCGACTTCCAGACCGTGGTCGGCACCGGCACCCACACCCAGCTGAACCCGGCCATGTGGGAAGCGATCGGCGCGTTCACCGATCGCATCCTGGCCACGCCCACCCTGCCCTGA
- a CDS encoding serine hydrolase, producing the protein MGNRRSFGVLVATVGLVVAAGCESSKDSSGSKESSSRSPDSNGSTEPAYAATLRPIITKLMKDNVIPGAVVMITSPKEGNWKAAFGTGTLGKDDPLEVDDHFRIGSNTKTMTVTVLMQLAQEGKLSLDDPIDKHWPGVPNGDRITLAQLAEMRSGLYSYTFDYDFSAAVDKDPKKVWKPEELLAIAFAHPIQFQPGEKFEYCNTNTILLGLVIEKVTKMPVAEAFRQRIFEPLGLKNTSFPDVTDSSIPDPHPQGYTFGTMVSTINTYELPPDQQAAALAGTLQPTDSTTSSPSWAWTAGAAISTVDDMTTFTKALVEGKLLDAKLQKLRMDSIQPIDPANPAVAGYGLGLVRFGEHQFGHDGQLPGFMTYMASDPDSGLTIVVATNLAAVPSGEGSALVLVKNMLPVFYGANAVPGNDPAQRNTGAGTTTPASPTESTPWTTTPR; encoded by the coding sequence ATGGGAAACCGGCGGAGTTTCGGAGTGCTTGTCGCAACCGTGGGGTTGGTGGTCGCGGCGGGATGCGAGTCCTCGAAGGACTCGAGCGGGTCGAAAGAATCATCGAGCAGATCCCCGGACTCGAACGGATCCACAGAACCGGCGTACGCCGCGACACTGCGTCCGATCATCACGAAGTTGATGAAGGACAACGTGATTCCGGGCGCGGTCGTGATGATCACCTCGCCCAAGGAAGGAAACTGGAAGGCCGCCTTCGGGACCGGCACCCTGGGCAAGGACGATCCGCTCGAGGTCGACGACCACTTCCGGATCGGCAGCAATACCAAGACCATGACGGTCACCGTGCTGATGCAGCTCGCTCAGGAGGGCAAGCTCTCGCTCGACGACCCGATCGACAAACACTGGCCCGGCGTACCGAACGGCGACCGGATCACCCTGGCCCAGCTCGCCGAAATGCGCAGCGGCCTCTACAGCTACACCTTCGACTACGACTTCAGCGCCGCGGTCGACAAGGACCCGAAAAAGGTGTGGAAGCCCGAGGAGCTGCTGGCCATCGCGTTCGCGCACCCGATCCAATTCCAGCCGGGCGAGAAGTTCGAGTACTGCAACACCAACACCATCCTGCTCGGTCTGGTCATCGAGAAGGTCACGAAAATGCCCGTGGCCGAGGCCTTCCGGCAACGCATCTTCGAACCGCTCGGACTGAAGAACACGTCGTTCCCGGACGTGACCGACTCCTCGATTCCCGATCCGCATCCGCAGGGCTACACCTTCGGCACCATGGTCTCCACCATCAACACCTACGAACTGCCGCCGGATCAGCAGGCCGCGGCGCTGGCGGGCACCCTGCAACCGACCGACTCGACCACCTCGAGCCCGTCCTGGGCCTGGACCGCGGGCGCCGCGATCTCGACCGTCGACGACATGACCACGTTCACCAAGGCCCTCGTCGAAGGCAAGCTGCTCGACGCCAAGCTCCAGAAGCTGCGGATGGACAGCATCCAGCCGATCGATCCGGCCAATCCGGCGGTGGCCGGTTACGGCCTGGGCCTGGTGCGATTCGGTGAGCATCAGTTCGGGCACGACGGCCAGCTGCCGGGCTTCATGACCTACATGGCGTCCGACCCGGATTCCGGGCTCACCATCGTGGTCGCCACCAATCTGGCGGCGGTCCCCTCCGGCGAAGGATCGGCCCTGGTCCTGGTCAAGAACATGCTGCCGGTGTTCTACGGCGCCAATGCCGTGCCCGGAAACGACCCGGCACAACGCAATACGGGCGCCGGAACCACCACACCCGCCTCGCCGACCGAGTCGACGCCGTGGACCACGACACCGCGGTAA
- a CDS encoding SDR family NAD(P)-dependent oxidoreductase produces MSSRYEGRRVIVTGAGSGIGQGVALRLLSEGAQLVAADVNAAGLAATVDAVPAAQRERLRTLTLDISDPESVRAVTAEALEFLGGLDVLVNAAGILRAAHTHEMPLEDWNKVISVNLTGTFLMIRSALPALIESGHGVIVNFSSTSAFGSNPYMAAYSASKAGVNALTHSIALEYVKKGLRAVNIVPGGISTGITSGLALPPDADWTLMARLPGWIEGGALGKPEDIAGVVAMAASDDGRYMTGTELRVDGGALM; encoded by the coding sequence ATGTCGAGCAGATACGAAGGCCGTCGAGTCATTGTCACCGGAGCGGGATCGGGCATCGGCCAGGGCGTGGCCCTGCGCCTGCTCTCCGAGGGCGCCCAGCTGGTCGCCGCCGATGTGAACGCGGCCGGACTGGCCGCCACCGTCGACGCCGTCCCCGCCGCGCAGCGTGAACGCCTGCGCACCCTCACCCTGGATATCTCGGACCCGGAATCGGTCCGCGCCGTCACCGCCGAAGCCCTCGAATTCCTGGGCGGCCTGGACGTTCTCGTCAATGCCGCGGGCATTCTGCGGGCCGCCCACACCCACGAAATGCCACTCGAGGACTGGAACAAGGTCATCTCGGTCAACCTGACCGGCACCTTCCTGATGATCCGGTCCGCCCTGCCCGCACTGATCGAATCCGGGCACGGCGTGATCGTGAACTTCTCCTCCACCTCGGCGTTCGGCTCCAACCCGTACATGGCCGCGTACTCGGCGTCGAAGGCGGGCGTGAACGCGCTGACCCACTCCATCGCGCTGGAATACGTGAAGAAGGGTCTGCGCGCGGTCAATATCGTGCCCGGCGGCATCAGCACCGGCATCACCTCCGGCCTGGCGCTGCCGCCCGACGCGGACTGGACGCTGATGGCCCGGCTGCCCGGCTGGATCGAGGGCGGCGCGCTGGGCAAGCCGGAGGACATCGCGGGCGTGGTCGCGATGGCCGCCTCCGACGACGGCCGCTACATGACCGGCACCGAGCTCCGGGTCGACGGCGGCGCGCTGATGTAG
- a CDS encoding helix-turn-helix domain-containing protein: MVFAELHRALEQPMLGMFMRYRREQLGLTQDDVARRMFVSLSLYRKLENGERAMTPDRLADWSRAMDAPPWLLRKMASLALPMVSAVEAGVWPPALRAEDIEHLEALPFPAFYHRTPEYEILAANQAAREAFPWLLPTHADAERPANVIEQMMTEPIAREVLINWELIVHRLLFILRVNAPGTVNPERLAQIIETCRVNPEFERFWTTDLSEDEFNDSLVLVRDPETGGQLALTMRSYNAWHPDNCPYQLFVLTPRADPTPSVSAPIRATSAG; this comes from the coding sequence ATGGTGTTCGCTGAGCTCCACCGCGCTCTGGAACAGCCGATGCTCGGAATGTTCATGCGCTACCGGCGCGAACAGCTGGGCTTGACCCAGGACGATGTCGCGCGGCGCATGTTCGTGAGCCTGTCGCTGTATCGCAAGCTCGAGAACGGTGAGCGCGCCATGACGCCGGATCGGCTGGCGGATTGGTCGCGGGCCATGGACGCGCCGCCGTGGCTGTTACGCAAGATGGCTTCGCTGGCCTTGCCGATGGTGTCGGCGGTCGAGGCCGGGGTGTGGCCGCCGGCGTTGCGGGCCGAGGATATCGAGCATCTGGAGGCGCTGCCGTTTCCGGCGTTCTATCACCGGACGCCGGAGTACGAGATTCTCGCGGCGAATCAGGCCGCGCGGGAAGCTTTTCCGTGGCTGCTGCCCACGCACGCCGATGCCGAGCGGCCGGCGAATGTCATCGAGCAGATGATGACCGAGCCCATCGCGCGGGAGGTGCTGATCAATTGGGAGCTGATCGTGCATCGGCTGCTGTTCATCCTGCGAGTGAACGCGCCCGGCACGGTGAATCCGGAGCGGCTCGCGCAGATCATCGAAACCTGCCGGGTGAATCCGGAATTCGAGCGCTTCTGGACCACCGACCTCAGCGAGGACGAGTTCAACGATTCGCTGGTGCTGGTCCGCGACCCCGAGACCGGCGGGCAGCTGGCGTTGACCATGCGCTCCTACAACGCCTGGCACCCCGACAACTGCCCCTACCAGTTGTTCGTGCTCACGCCCCGCGCCGACCCGACCCCGAGCGTGAGTGCCCCAATTCGTGCCACCTCCGCGGGTTGA